A genomic segment from Rhizobium sp. NLR16a encodes:
- a CDS encoding ammonium transporter: MSISKFSSTFARVGAASAALLAPAVAFAQETAAPAAAAAAPAFTMDKGDNTWMLVSSALVLLMTIPGLALFYGGLVRAKNMLSVLMQVFMITAVVSLIWVTYGYSLAFTDGGSLNSFIGGFSKAFLAGVNTSSLAETFSKGVAIPEYTFIVFQMTFACITPGLIVGAFAERVKFSAVMLFVVLWVTFIYFPMAHMVWFWGGPSSYSAPAGLIFSYGAIDFAGGTVVHINAGIAGLVGAIMLGKRTGYKKEIMAPHSMTLTMVGASLLWVGWFGFNAGSNLEANGYASLAMINTFVATAAAAVSWCIVESLARGKASMLGGASGAVAGLVAITPAAGFAGPMGSIVLGLVVSPICYFFVDVVKNKFNYDDSLDVFGVHCVGGIIGALGTGILVNPALGGAGIVDYSTADFAATYAGTATQVLNQAKGVLTTLLWSGIGSAILYKIVDVVIGLRVSVEAEREGLDLSTHGEAAYHS, encoded by the coding sequence ATGTCAATCTCGAAGTTTTCTTCCACCTTTGCGCGGGTCGGCGCAGCATCGGCCGCGCTTCTTGCGCCGGCCGTCGCTTTTGCGCAGGAGACTGCCGCGCCAGCCGCTGCCGCCGCTGCTCCTGCCTTCACCATGGACAAGGGTGACAATACCTGGATGCTCGTCTCCTCGGCGCTCGTCCTTCTGATGACCATCCCCGGCCTTGCGCTTTTCTACGGCGGTCTCGTGCGCGCCAAAAACATGCTCTCCGTGCTGATGCAGGTCTTCATGATCACGGCTGTCGTGTCGCTGATCTGGGTGACCTACGGCTATTCGCTCGCCTTCACCGACGGCGGTTCGCTGAACAGCTTCATCGGCGGCTTCTCCAAGGCCTTCCTCGCCGGCGTCAACACCTCGTCGCTCGCCGAAACCTTCTCGAAGGGCGTCGCCATTCCCGAATACACCTTCATCGTCTTCCAGATGACCTTCGCCTGCATCACGCCCGGTCTGATCGTCGGCGCCTTCGCCGAACGCGTCAAGTTCTCGGCGGTCATGCTCTTCGTCGTGCTTTGGGTCACCTTCATCTACTTCCCGATGGCGCACATGGTCTGGTTCTGGGGCGGCCCGAGCTCCTACAGCGCACCGGCCGGCCTGATCTTCTCTTACGGCGCAATCGACTTCGCCGGCGGTACGGTCGTTCACATCAATGCCGGTATCGCCGGCCTTGTCGGCGCCATCATGCTCGGCAAGCGCACCGGCTATAAGAAGGAAATCATGGCCCCGCATTCGATGACGCTGACCATGGTCGGTGCCTCGCTGCTCTGGGTCGGCTGGTTCGGCTTCAACGCCGGCTCCAACCTCGAAGCCAATGGCTACGCATCGCTTGCCATGATCAACACCTTCGTCGCGACGGCCGCCGCCGCCGTGTCCTGGTGCATCGTCGAAAGCCTCGCCCGCGGCAAGGCCTCGATGCTCGGCGGCGCTTCGGGTGCCGTCGCCGGTCTCGTCGCCATCACGCCGGCGGCAGGTTTTGCCGGCCCGATGGGCTCGATCGTTCTCGGTCTCGTCGTCTCGCCGATCTGCTACTTCTTCGTCGACGTCGTGAAGAACAAGTTCAACTATGACGACAGCCTCGACGTCTTCGGCGTCCATTGCGTCGGCGGCATCATCGGCGCTCTCGGCACCGGCATCCTCGTCAATCCGGCGCTGGGCGGTGCAGGCATCGTCGACTATTCGACGGCTGATTTCGCCGCCACCTATGCCGGCACGGCAACCCAGGTCCTGAACCAGGCGAAGGGTGTTCTCACCACGCTTCTGTGGTCGGGCATCGGTTCGGCGATCCTCTACAAGATCGTCGACGTCGTCATCGGCCTGCGGGTCTCCGTCGAAGCCGAGCGCGAAGGTCTCGACCTCTCGACCCACGGCGAAGCCGCCTATCACTCGTAA
- a CDS encoding P-II family nitrogen regulator, giving the protein MGNQMKIVMAIIKPFKLDEVREALTAIGIQGLTVTEVKGYGRQKGHTEIYRGTEYAVSFLPKLKIEIAVASELVDRAVEAIAASAKTGQIGDGKIFVYSIDHAVRIRTGETDSEAL; this is encoded by the coding sequence ATGGGAAACCAGATGAAAATTGTGATGGCTATTATCAAGCCGTTCAAGCTCGATGAGGTCCGCGAAGCGCTTACGGCGATCGGCATTCAGGGCCTGACCGTAACCGAAGTGAAGGGTTACGGACGTCAGAAGGGACATACCGAAATTTATCGCGGCACCGAATATGCGGTCAGCTTCCTGCCGAAGCTCAAGATCGAAATCGCGGTTGCATCGGAACTTGTCGACAGGGCGGTCGAAGCCATCGCGGCATCGGCCAAGACCGGCCAGATCGGTGACGGCAAGATTTTCGTCTATTCGATCGACCATGCCGTGCGCATCCGTACGGGCGAAACCGATTCAGAAGCGCTGTAA
- the tesB gene encoding acyl-CoA thioesterase II, translated as MTRETTEPSAMERLLATLDLEPIEVDIFRGRSPQVGWQRVFGGQVIGQALMAAQRTIGSERFVHSLHAYFMRPGDPSVPIIYQVERIRDGSSFNTRRVVAIQHGKAIFALSASFQLEEAGFDHQVAMPDVAMPEEVLGEQQIKEQFLAHAPEAIRKYWERERPIEIRPVSLTHYFSDRKLDPRQDVWVRATGPIPDDRLYQAAVLAYLSDMTLLDTSLYAHGTSIFDQSLQVASLDHSMWFHRPCKLDDWLLYTQDSPSASGARGLTRGSLFTRTGVLIASVAQEGLIRKKANE; from the coding sequence ATGACGCGCGAGACGACCGAGCCCTCGGCGATGGAGAGGCTGCTTGCGACGCTCGATCTCGAGCCGATCGAGGTCGATATCTTCCGCGGCCGCAGTCCGCAGGTCGGCTGGCAGCGGGTCTTCGGCGGCCAAGTGATCGGCCAGGCGCTGATGGCGGCACAGCGTACCATCGGGTCCGAGCGCTTCGTCCATTCGCTGCACGCTTACTTCATGCGCCCCGGCGATCCCTCGGTGCCGATCATCTACCAGGTGGAACGCATCCGCGACGGATCGAGCTTCAATACCCGGCGGGTCGTCGCGATCCAGCACGGCAAAGCGATCTTCGCGCTGTCGGCTTCTTTCCAGTTGGAGGAAGCGGGCTTCGACCATCAGGTCGCCATGCCCGACGTGGCAATGCCCGAAGAGGTGCTCGGCGAACAGCAGATCAAGGAGCAATTTCTTGCGCATGCGCCGGAAGCGATCCGGAAATACTGGGAGCGCGAGCGGCCGATCGAGATCCGCCCCGTCTCGCTGACCCATTATTTTTCCGACAGGAAACTCGACCCCCGGCAGGATGTCTGGGTGCGCGCCACCGGTCCGATTCCCGATGACCGGCTCTATCAGGCTGCGGTGCTGGCCTATCTCTCTGACATGACACTGCTCGATACGTCGCTTTATGCGCACGGAACGTCTATCTTCGATCAGAGCCTGCAGGTCGCAAGTCTCGATCACTCCATGTGGTTCCACCGGCCGTGCAAGCTCGACGACTGGCTGCTTTATACGCAGGACAGCCCCTCGGCTTCGGGCGCCAGGGGATTGACTCGCGGCAGCCTGTTCACGCGAACAGGTGTGTTGATCGCATCCGTCGCGCAAGAAGGATTGATTCGGAAAAAGGCAAATGAATAA